From the genome of Nitrospirota bacterium:
AAGCCTACACACTTAAAAACCCGGTTGAGTATAAAATATATCGCTTTATCTTTGAGGAAGGAAACTCTAATATCTTGCACCTCTATAACATCAGGCTCCTTCCTGAGAATCAATAACTGAAATGTGGAACATAAGAATGAGGGGCTCATCTTCGGACCTTCATATCACAGGCGCAGAGGGCATTTACATGGAGTCCGAGCTTATGAAGGCAATAAAGAATTATGCAAAGAGGGCACTAACTCATTCAAAAGGAAAGCCTGATAAGATAGTGATTACACTGGAAGAGTTAAAGGAAAATCCATTGGTCGTTAAAGCACTTCCTGTATGCACATTGAACTCTACTTCTACGGCTGAGGCAAAAAGAATTGTCAGAAGGATACTTAGAAGCCTTGAGATATCTATGAATGCAATCAAAACAGGGCAATCTGTCATCGGAAGCAGGAAGCCTTTGAGGGGTGCCTCTATTGTAAGCAAAGACACGGGGATTCGTCTTGAGCCCGACAGGTCCAGAGGGGTAAGGGTCTCCAGAATAGGCATCGGGAAAACATTCCGAAGGCATCTTTCAGCAAGGCTTTCAAGGCATGGCATAAATACCGATACAGTCAAAGAGGCACTAATATTAGCCACAAAAATAGCATCTCATCCCGATGTCAGGGCAGAGCTTTGTATCTCTGATGACCCTGATTACACTACAGGCTATGTTGCCTCAAAAAACCTTGGGTATTTAAGGATACCTAACATAAAAAGCCATGGCAGTAGCTTAGGAGGAAGGGTGTTTTTTGTAAATGAAACTACCGATATAAAAGCCCTTATAGAGTATCTCGAGCTCTGCCCAGTCCTTATAAATGGTGTCTCTGAAATCAAAAAAGGCATGGTCTTAGTCAATGAAATCCTCGATAGCCCTTATAGGTAACCCTGTATCTGGCAGGTCATCGAAAAGGCTCCTGAGGGAAATCTTCCTTCTTATAAAATCAAGTGTTCCATCAACAAAGCTTTTCATTACAGAAAAACCCGGAGATGCAGAAAGACTCTTGAGAGAAGCCCTGAGCCTTCAGCCTGACCTTATAGTTTCGGCAGGAGGAGATGGCACATGTAATGAAATCATAAATGTAATCGCAGGCAGTTCTTTACCAATGGCAGTCATTCCACTTGGAACCTCGAATGTCTTAGCATTGGAACTCAAAATACCATTTAATCTAAAAGATGCTGTCTCAAAGGCTTTAACAGGCACTGCCCACAGGGTCTCGCTTGGGCATGTCCAATGTGAGGGCAAATCCAGATATTTCTCTTTAATGGCAGGTGTAGGCTATGATGCCAATGCAGTTTATGGCAGGGGGAAAAGGCTTTCTGGAAAAACTGCATACATATTTAGCGGCATAAAAAAATTGTTTTCATGGAGCCCCGATGAGTTGTCCATTGTAGTGGATGGCAATCCCTTCAGGGGTTATTCCCTCATAGTGAGCAATCTGTCGAGATACGGGGGGGACTTCAGGATTGCACCTGATGCAGACATAAAAAAACCAGTTCTTTATGCATTTATAATGCATGGAAAAAGGAAACTCGACATACTGAGATATGCCACAGGCATTATGAGAGGCAGACACCTTAAACTAAAAGACATTACATACATGCCTGCGACCTATATAGATATAAAGGGCTTTGCACGGATTCAGGTTGATGGAGACTATATTGGAAGGACCCCTGCAGTTATTGAAGCGATGCCTGATAGCCTGAGCCTTGTGTATTAGGGCAGAGTGTTTTTTTGTTGTGGATTTTTTATTTACATTTCAATTATAATATTAGCCTCAGGTGCCGAAAGGCTTAATAGGGAATCCCGTACTGGGGTCCCCCATCCCGACTATTCGGGATGGGGCTCAAATTCGGGAGCGGTCCCGCCGCTGTAACCGGGGACGAAACCCTGATGCCACTGTCCCGATGCTTCGGGATGGGAAGGTAAGGGGTCCCCAATCCCGATTATTCGGGATTGGGGGTAAAGTAGGATGAGCCGGAAGCCAGAAGACCTGCCTGTGAGGCTACGAGCCTCTGCAAAACAGAGGTTTGTAACCTAAGTAGTAGCATAGGCTTAAAATCTCCTTTGGAGTAGCCATGCTACCTTCTCGGTCGAAGAGGGGTAAGAGGATGAAGTAAATCAGGGTGCAATCCTCAGTCGCATCGACGGCTGGGGATTTTTTGTTTTATGGCAAAGATTACATTTATAACAGGCGGTGCAAGAAGCGGAAAAAGCACTCTTTCCATAACATTAGCATCCAAGATTAAAGGCAAAAAGGCTTTTATAGCTACACTAAAGCCATTAGACAGCGAAATGCGGTTAAGAGTTAAACTGCACAAAAGACAGAGAGGAAAAGGCTGGGATACATATGAAGAGCCAATCGAGCTCGGTATGCTTCTTAGGAGCTTAAGCAGTAAATATAGTTCAATCGTTATTGACTGTCTTACGCTTTATCTTTCAAACATAATGCATAAAGAAATGGACATCGAAAAACAGATAAAGGAACTCATTAATGCCATCCTGATTATTCGGGATTCAGGCTCGAATATCTTTATTGTCTCCAACGAAGTGGGTATGGGTATAGTCCCTGAAAACAAGATGGCAAGACGGTTCAGAGACATGGCAGGAATGCTGAATCAGAAGGTTGCTCGAATTGCAGATGAGGTGTATCTGGTCGTATCGGGTATACCAATTAAGATTTCAAATACAAAAAGGAGAGGGATATGCTGAAAGAGATTCTCGATAAGATAAAGCCAGTTAAGGCAGAGTATGCCGAAAAGGCGCAGTTACATCTTGACAACCTCACGAAACCGCAGGGAAGCCTTGGGATGCTCGAGGAGTTTGCAAAAAGGCTTGTCTCTATTACAGAGGGGACTATGCCTGTCATTAACAAAAAAGTCATTTTCACATTCGCAGGAGACCATGGAGTAGCAGAAGAAGGAGTCTCTGCTTTTCCTAAGGAAGTAACTGCACAGATGGTATTGAATTTCTTAAGGGGTGGTGCAGGGATAAATGTCCTTGCAAGACACGCACATGCAGATGTCTCAGTCATAGATATAGGAGTGGATTATGATTTTAAAATGGCAGAAGGACTCATCCATAGAAAGGTTATGCCTGGTACAAAGAACATAGCTAAGGGTTCTGCTATGACAAAGGATGAGGCAGTCAGATGCATAGAGGTTGGAATAGAGCTTGCAAATGAATATAAAAAGAAAGGCTATCACATCTTTGGCACAGGAGAGATGGGCATTGCCAATACAACACCCTCAAGTGCCATTGCATCGGTTCTCACAGGAAGACCTGTAAGAGAAGTCACTGGCAGAGGCACAGGCATCACTGAGGATAGCCTCGGACATAAGATAAAGGTAATAGAGAAGGCTATCGAGATAAACAAGCCTGACCCAAATGACCCACTCGATGTCCTTTCCAAGGTAGGAGGCACTGAGATAGGAGGCATTGCAGGGATATGCCTTGGCGCTGCATTAAATAGAATCCCTGTTGTTGTAGATGGCTTTATATCGACTGCAGGTGCACTCATAGCCTATAGACTTGCCCCAGAGGTCAAAGACTACATGTTTTCGGCACATCTCTCTCAAGAGGTAGGACATAGGGCAATGCTTGAGGCAATGGGCTTAAGACCAATACTTAATCTTGACCTGAGATTGGGAGAGGGAACAGGAGCCGCACTTGCAATGCTACTCATTGAGGCAGGACTTAAGATTTATAAAGAGATGGCTACATTTCAATCTGCAGGTGTAAGTAACAGGGAATGAAAAGACTTATGATTGCACTTAAGTTTCTAACGATTATACCGCTTAGAAAGGACATGACGGTATCTGTGGCGGATATCGTAAAAGGCATACCCTTATTCCCTTTCGTAGGTCTTATTCAGGGCATATTGCTTGTGGCTATGGCTGTTCTTTCGGATATGGTATTACCATCCGAAATAACCCCTGCAGTCGTTATTTTGGTCCTCGTCCTTTTAAGTGGTGCATTTCACTTAGATGGGCTTTCGGATACATTCGATGCACTTGCAAAAAGAGGAGTGAGGGAAGAAAAGCTCATGGTGATGAAAGACGGAAGGACTGGTCCTGTAGGGGTTACTGCAATTGTGTTAACTCTCATGATGAAATACCTTGCGCTCAATGCCCTTTCCGAGTATTCGCTTTATTACTTTTTCATACTCCTTATGCCAGTGACATCAAAGTGGGCAATGCTCATAGCAATGTTTCACGGGAAACCTGCTAAGGATGAAGGACTTGGAAGGCTTTTTATAGAAGGCACAGGCTTAAGACAGCTCATACCTGCCTTCCTGTCTGTCTTTTTTATCGTCACACTGCCTGTAATCTCAGGAGCAATACTTACACTGCCGCAGTCCATGACTCAGATGGAAAAAGCACTTATATTGTTCATAGGAGTGATGGCAGTTCTTTATATAACGAGCCTTCTTTCGGTCAGGTTTTACAGAAATCGATTTGGCGGACTTACAGGCGACACTCTCGGTGCAATCGGTGAGCTTGGGGAGCTTATATTTTTATTCATGGCGGTCATATGGTCACGACTTTATATCTAATAAGGCATGGCGAGACAGAGTCTGCGGATGAAAAGCGGTATAAGGGCAGTATCGATGTTGCAATCTCTCTTAAAGGGCTAATGCAGATTAAAAAGACATCCACATTTATAAAGGCTCTGCTTAATGGTTCAAACATGAGGCTAAAAGCAGTTTACACATCTTCGCTTCAAAGGGCATTAAAGAGTGCCGAGATTATTGCCACTGGTAATGCCCTTAAGCCAATCGTAGTGCCTGAGCTCAGGGAAAGGAATTTCGGGGCATGGGAAGGCATGAGCTTCGATGAGATAAGGGCATCCTATCCAGATGCATTCGATTCATGGGCAAAAGACCCCATGAGGTTCAGCCCTATTGGAGGAGAAAGCACACTTGAGGTAAAAGAAAGGGTCATGAAGGTGCTATATGAGATATTAAAAGCTCATAACGGAGATGCAGTCTCTATTGTCTCGCATGGAGGCGTAAACAGGGTTATACTCTGCTGTCTAATGGGTATCCCTCTTGAGAATATCTTTAGCATAGAGCAGGACTATGCATCGGTAAACATCATCGAGTTTTACGATGGAGTTCCAGTTGTGAAACTCCTTAATGGAGTGCTCTATGGTTGAGATTCCGAAACAAGTTCGGAATGACAATAAAGATGCCATGCTGAATCCTGCCCTGAACTTGTTTCATGGGTTATTTCAGCATCTCCTTGAGCTTCAAAAAAGATTCTGGGCTTTGAAATCACTCGTAGTCAGTGCTTTACTGCTTTACTGCTTTACTGCAGTTGCACAGCCACCCAACCGCATTGTCTCTCTTGCACCCTCTGTCACAGAGACACTTTATGCCCTCGGTCTCGAAGATAGAATCGTAGGTGTAACCACATTCTGCGATTACCCTAAGGAGGCAAAAGAAAAGCCAAAGATTGGCGGAATGTCAAACCCTTCTTTAGAGGCGGTCCTCTCTCTTAAGCCCGATATAGTCGTAATGACTACCGATGGAAACCCAAAGGAATTCGCAGAAAGACTTCATTCCCTTAAGATAAAGACCTATGTAATGAGGGCAAGAAGAATACATGAATTTCCAGATGAGATTAGAAAGCTCGGAGACGCATTAGGCGTAAGGGAAAGGGCAGAGGCATTAGCAAAAGAGATGGAGGGAGCTCTTAAGGGATTAAAAAAACAGGTTCAAAAACCTAAGAAGGTAATCTTTATCATCTGGGCAGAGCCCCTTATAGTTGCCGGAGGAGGCACAACCATAAACGATGCATTGACTCTGATTGGCTATAAAAACATCGGAGATGCTTCGGCTATAAATTACCCAAAATACTCGATAGAGGAAATCATAAGACAGGACCCTGAGCTTATCTTTATCGGTGGCGGGCATGATGAGCTAAAAAAACTTTCAGCGAAACTTCTTTATAGGCTCAAAAGCACATCTGCCGTAAAAAACAAGAAGGTTTTCTATGTGAGTGACATGCTTTATAGGCTTTCCCCAAGACTCATAAAAGGCATAGAAGAGCTATCGGATGCCAGCTTAGAGATAGAGAAAGGGATTGTGAAATGATAAGAGTTTCACTCTTGGTTTTAGCGGTAATAGCAATATCAGGCATGGCTTTATTTTTAATGCCTGTGCCAATAAATCCGTTTTCAGCATCTCAGATGGAAAAAGAGATTTTGCTTTATATAAGATTGCCGAGGGTTGTAACCGCATTTCTTATGGGCATGTCATTGGCTGGATGTGGCTGTATACTTCAGGCTCTACTTCGTAATCCTCTTGCAGACCCTTACATATTAGGGCTTTCGAGTGGCTCTGCCCTTTTTGCGACAATAGGGATTATGTCAGGCAGTGCATTTCTTGGTGGATTTACAACACCTATTTTTGCCTTCATGGGTGCAATCCTTACAGGCATTATTGTAGGCATTATGGCATGGAAAAGGGGTGGGCTCTGGCCCGAAAGGCTTCTTTTGGCTGGTATTGGTGTGGGGTTTCTCTTTTCATCTGTCCTTATGCTTTTTATGAGTATCTCCGATGCCGAGGCATTAAGAAGGGCAACGCTCTGGCTCTTTGGAGACTTAGGCATGACAGATTGGTCATCTATCCCTTATGGTATGGCTTTTATCGGAATAGGGCTGTTTATAGCCATAAGAAGAGGAAAGGCATTAAATACACTTTTGCTTGGAGATGACCTCTCCCATAGCTTAGGGTTTTCTCCGAGAAAGGAGACAATACTACTTTTTACTTCAGTATGTCTTCTTACTGCCTCATCGGTCTCCTTAGGAGGTATGATTGGCTTTATCGGACTTTTAATGCCTCATATAATGAGAGCCATTACAGGCTCAGATATGAGAAGACTGATTCCTATGGCAATGCTTGGTGGCGGTGGGCTTTTGGTTACTGCGGATATGCTCGGTAGAACCCTTCTTAAGCCTGCTGAGATTCCAGCAGGAGTTATTACTGCAATATTAGGTGCACCTTATTTCCTTTACCTTTTAAGGAGGCGTGATGTTATCGGCTAAGGTGATATTGGAGCTTAGAGACTGCTCGTTTTCCTATATGGGAGATGACTTCATAGAAGGGCTTAATCTTCAGATTAAGGAAGGTGAGTTCATCGCACTATTAGGTGCAAATGGCTCAGGGAAATCCACATTGCTTAAACTCCTAAGTGGGATACTAAGACCACACGAAGGCAAAGCAATACTCTGGGGAAAGCCAATCTGGAGTTTAAAGGACAAAGACAGGGCTAAACTCATCTCATATCTACCACAGGTGCTCGATATATCAGTGCCATTTAAGGTCAGAGAGCTTGTGGAGATGGGCTTATATCCATATAAGAGCAACCCTCCGATGAGCCTTAACTCTTCGCTTTCAATGGTCAATCTTATGGATAAAAAAGACTCTCTTCTAAAGAATCTAAGTGGTGGCGAAAGAAGAAGGGCATTTATTGCAATGACCCTACTACAAGGAGCAGGGATTTTGCTTTTGGATGAGCCACTTCAAAACTTGGATATAAAATATCAGCTTGAGCTTATAAGGTTGCTTAAAGAGCTTAACTCTGAGAGGAATATCACAGTTGTCATGGCACTTCATGACATAAACTTAGCACTCAGGTTTGATAAGGTAATGCTTATTAAAGAAGGAAGACTTCTTGGTATGGGCACACCTAATGAGGTATTAACAGAGGCACTTCTTAAAGAGGCATTTGATATAAGCCTCACTGTAAAGAAAAACGGAAAAGATGCCTTTATAAGCTATAAGGAGGAATAAATGTATCTTTCTTCATGGAGTGGTGGAAAAGACAGTTGCCTTGCCTGCTATAAGGCAATGCTTGAAGGTTACAAGGTTGAATATCTCGTTAATTTCATTAGCAAGGAATATAAGAGGTGCTGTTTTCATGGTTTAACATCGGATTTGGTTAACGCACAGGCAAATTCTATTGGGATAAAACTTTTTCAGAAGGAAGTAAGCCCTGATATGAAAAAATATGAAGATGAATTCAAATCTGCTGTTAATGAGTTAAAGAAATATGGAATTAAAGGAATGGTTTTTGGGGACATTTATTTAGATGAGCATAAGGATTGGGTCGAACGGGTATGTAAAGAACTTGAAATCGAACCCGTAGAGCCATTATGGCATATCGACGCTGAGAAGATTGTTGAGGAATTTATCGATTCAGGGTTTAAGGCTATTGTCGTAAGTGCAAAGGCAGACCTGTTTGGAAGTGATTTTGTAGGAATAGAGGTTGATAGAAAATTCCTTGAACTCCTTAAAGCAAGAAATATCTGTCCATGTGGTGAGAATGGTGAGTTTCATACATTTGTATATGATGGACCTATCTTCAAAAGGCAAATCCAGATTACAA
Proteins encoded in this window:
- the cobT gene encoding nicotinate-nucleotide--dimethylbenzimidazole phosphoribosyltransferase, which produces MLKEILDKIKPVKAEYAEKAQLHLDNLTKPQGSLGMLEEFAKRLVSITEGTMPVINKKVIFTFAGDHGVAEEGVSAFPKEVTAQMVLNFLRGGAGINVLARHAHADVSVIDIGVDYDFKMAEGLIHRKVMPGTKNIAKGSAMTKDEAVRCIEVGIELANEYKKKGYHIFGTGEMGIANTTPSSAIASVLTGRPVREVTGRGTGITEDSLGHKIKVIEKAIEINKPDPNDPLDVLSKVGGTEIGGIAGICLGAALNRIPVVVDGFISTAGALIAYRLAPEVKDYMFSAHLSQEVGHRAMLEAMGLRPILNLDLRLGEGTGAALAMLLIEAGLKIYKEMATFQSAGVSNRE
- a CDS encoding iron ABC transporter permease translates to MIRVSLLVLAVIAISGMALFLMPVPINPFSASQMEKEILLYIRLPRVVTAFLMGMSLAGCGCILQALLRNPLADPYILGLSSGSALFATIGIMSGSAFLGGFTTPIFAFMGAILTGIIVGIMAWKRGGLWPERLLLAGIGVGFLFSSVLMLFMSISDAEALRRATLWLFGDLGMTDWSSIPYGMAFIGIGLFIAIRRGKALNTLLLGDDLSHSLGFSPRKETILLFTSVCLLTASSVSLGGMIGFIGLLMPHIMRAITGSDMRRLIPMAMLGGGGLLVTADMLGRTLLKPAEIPAGVITAILGAPYFLYLLRRRDVIG
- a CDS encoding histidine phosphatase family protein — encoded protein: MVTTLYLIRHGETESADEKRYKGSIDVAISLKGLMQIKKTSTFIKALLNGSNMRLKAVYTSSLQRALKSAEIIATGNALKPIVVPELRERNFGAWEGMSFDEIRASYPDAFDSWAKDPMRFSPIGGESTLEVKERVMKVLYEILKAHNGDAVSIVSHGGVNRVILCCLMGIPLENIFSIEQDYASVNIIEFYDGVPVVKLLNGVLYG
- a CDS encoding 6-carboxyhexanoate--CoA ligase, with product MWNIRMRGSSSDLHITGAEGIYMESELMKAIKNYAKRALTHSKGKPDKIVITLEELKENPLVVKALPVCTLNSTSTAEAKRIVRRILRSLEISMNAIKTGQSVIGSRKPLRGASIVSKDTGIRLEPDRSRGVRVSRIGIGKTFRRHLSARLSRHGINTDTVKEALILATKIASHPDVRAELCISDDPDYTTGYVASKNLGYLRIPNIKSHGSSLGGRVFFVNETTDIKALIEYLELCPVLINGVSEIKKGMVLVNEILDSPYR
- a CDS encoding ABC transporter ATP-binding protein; this encodes MLSAKVILELRDCSFSYMGDDFIEGLNLQIKEGEFIALLGANGSGKSTLLKLLSGILRPHEGKAILWGKPIWSLKDKDRAKLISYLPQVLDISVPFKVRELVEMGLYPYKSNPPMSLNSSLSMVNLMDKKDSLLKNLSGGERRRAFIAMTLLQGAGILLLDEPLQNLDIKYQLELIRLLKELNSERNITVVMALHDINLALRFDKVMLIKEGRLLGMGTPNEVLTEALLKEAFDISLTVKKNGKDAFISYKEE
- a CDS encoding diacylglycerol kinase family lipid kinase, with protein sequence MKSSIALIGNPVSGRSSKRLLREIFLLIKSSVPSTKLFITEKPGDAERLLREALSLQPDLIVSAGGDGTCNEIINVIAGSSLPMAVIPLGTSNVLALELKIPFNLKDAVSKALTGTAHRVSLGHVQCEGKSRYFSLMAGVGYDANAVYGRGKRLSGKTAYIFSGIKKLFSWSPDELSIVVDGNPFRGYSLIVSNLSRYGGDFRIAPDADIKKPVLYAFIMHGKRKLDILRYATGIMRGRHLKLKDITYMPATYIDIKGFARIQVDGDYIGRTPAVIEAMPDSLSLVY
- the cobU gene encoding bifunctional adenosylcobinamide kinase/adenosylcobinamide-phosphate guanylyltransferase — encoded protein: MTFITGGARSGKSTLSITLASKIKGKKAFIATLKPLDSEMRLRVKLHKRQRGKGWDTYEEPIELGMLLRSLSSKYSSIVIDCLTLYLSNIMHKEMDIEKQIKELINAILIIRDSGSNIFIVSNEVGMGIVPENKMARRFRDMAGMLNQKVARIADEVYLVVSGIPIKISNTKRRGIC
- the cobS gene encoding adenosylcobinamide-GDP ribazoletransferase; amino-acid sequence: MKRLMIALKFLTIIPLRKDMTVSVADIVKGIPLFPFVGLIQGILLVAMAVLSDMVLPSEITPAVVILVLVLLSGAFHLDGLSDTFDALAKRGVREEKLMVMKDGRTGPVGVTAIVLTLMMKYLALNALSEYSLYYFFILLMPVTSKWAMLIAMFHGKPAKDEGLGRLFIEGTGLRQLIPAFLSVFFIVTLPVISGAILTLPQSMTQMEKALILFIGVMAVLYITSLLSVRFYRNRFGGLTGDTLGAIGELGELIFLFMAVIWSRLYI
- a CDS encoding diphthine--ammonia ligase, encoding MYLSSWSGGKDSCLACYKAMLEGYKVEYLVNFISKEYKRCCFHGLTSDLVNAQANSIGIKLFQKEVSPDMKKYEDEFKSAVNELKKYGIKGMVFGDIYLDEHKDWVERVCKELEIEPVEPLWHIDAEKIVEEFIDSGFKAIVVSAKADLFGSDFVGIEVDRKFLELLKARNICPCGENGEFHTFVYDGPIFKRQIQITKSEKVLKEGFWKYWFLDIKEYEVI
- a CDS encoding cobalamin-binding protein, with translation MVEIPKQVRNDNKDAMLNPALNLFHGLFQHLLELQKRFWALKSLVVSALLLYCFTAVAQPPNRIVSLAPSVTETLYALGLEDRIVGVTTFCDYPKEAKEKPKIGGMSNPSLEAVLSLKPDIVVMTTDGNPKEFAERLHSLKIKTYVMRARRIHEFPDEIRKLGDALGVRERAEALAKEMEGALKGLKKQVQKPKKVIFIIWAEPLIVAGGGTTINDALTLIGYKNIGDASAINYPKYSIEEIIRQDPELIFIGGGHDELKKLSAKLLYRLKSTSAVKNKKVFYVSDMLYRLSPRLIKGIEELSDASLEIEKGIVK